A genomic window from Nocardioides jiangxiensis includes:
- a CDS encoding MFS transporter, whose protein sequence is MTSAAATPGIHALSDPHTGQRWAYSLVLTLTGIALGVSGMPAPLYGIYQSEWHLTPLTTTVIFAVYAFAALAAVLVSGTISDAVGRKPVLLAATATLVVGLVIFLFATNVWMLLAARVLHGAAVGSIVVAGAAALMDLRPDHGRRTGQLSGAAFNIGITVAILASSLLAQYAPHPLRLPFVVIGALVVAMGIGLLALRETHAAPTRGAIRIARPSVPAEIRVDFWFAALGVMAAWSVLGVLLSLFPTLAAQKTGVHNLVFGGAVVAVSALAAALVQLAATDLEARRSALVGDVGMAASLLLTIPALASHDPYAVFVISAVLGGAFGLSFGGSLRHLSNVVPAGRRGETMSAYYLLAYSTMAFPTIGAGWAATTWGLDAIYPWFAGLAAVACLAAGWLGLRPGR, encoded by the coding sequence GTGACGAGCGCAGCAGCCACACCCGGCATCCACGCCTTGTCCGACCCCCACACCGGCCAGCGCTGGGCGTACTCGCTCGTCCTCACGCTGACCGGCATCGCCCTCGGCGTCTCCGGCATGCCGGCGCCGCTCTACGGCATCTACCAGTCCGAGTGGCACCTGACCCCGCTGACCACGACCGTGATCTTCGCGGTCTACGCCTTCGCCGCGCTCGCGGCCGTGCTCGTCTCCGGCACGATCTCCGACGCCGTCGGGCGCAAGCCGGTGCTGCTCGCCGCGACCGCGACGCTGGTCGTCGGCCTGGTGATCTTCCTGTTCGCGACCAACGTCTGGATGCTGCTGGCCGCGCGGGTGCTGCACGGCGCCGCCGTCGGGTCGATCGTCGTGGCCGGCGCTGCCGCCCTGATGGACCTGCGTCCCGACCACGGCCGCCGGACCGGCCAGCTCAGCGGGGCGGCGTTCAACATCGGCATCACCGTCGCGATCCTGGCCTCCTCGCTGCTCGCCCAGTACGCACCCCACCCGCTGCGGCTGCCGTTCGTCGTCATCGGCGCGCTCGTCGTCGCGATGGGCATCGGCCTTCTCGCGCTGCGCGAGACCCACGCCGCCCCCACCCGGGGGGCGATCCGCATCGCCAGGCCGTCGGTGCCCGCGGAGATCCGCGTGGACTTCTGGTTCGCCGCGCTCGGCGTGATGGCCGCCTGGTCCGTCCTCGGTGTGCTGCTCTCGCTCTTCCCCACGCTGGCCGCCCAGAAGACCGGCGTGCACAACCTCGTCTTCGGCGGTGCCGTCGTCGCGGTCTCCGCGCTCGCCGCCGCACTGGTCCAGCTCGCGGCCACCGACCTCGAGGCCCGACGCTCCGCCCTCGTCGGCGACGTCGGGATGGCAGCCTCCCTGCTGCTCACGATCCCCGCCCTCGCCAGCCACGACCCGTACGCCGTCTTCGTGATCTCAGCGGTCCTCGGCGGCGCGTTCGGGCTGAGCTTCGGCGGCTCGCTGCGGCACCTCTCCAACGTCGTGCCCGCGGGCCGGCGTGGCGAGACGATGTCGGCCTACTACCTGCTGGCCTACTCCACGATGGCCTTCCCGACGATCGGCGCGGGCTGGGCGGCGACGACCTGGGGACTGGACGCGATCTACCCGTGGTTCGCCGGGCTGGCCGCTGTCGCCTGCCTCGCCGCCGGCTGGCTCGGCCTCCGACCGGGCCGCTGA
- a CDS encoding ArsR/SmtB family transcription factor produces MTPDPATAAAPAAQDAAIPVAGIQQLLAALQDPVRLEMVRRLVDAGGEAQCKLLYDGVGKSTAAHHFKILREAGITERLTVEGTTYQRLRSADLAEAAPGLLDAVVGAAQRETG; encoded by the coding sequence ATGACGCCCGACCCCGCTACGGCCGCCGCGCCCGCCGCGCAGGATGCCGCGATCCCTGTCGCCGGCATCCAGCAGCTGCTCGCAGCCCTGCAGGATCCGGTGCGCCTCGAGATGGTTCGCCGCCTCGTCGACGCGGGTGGCGAGGCGCAGTGCAAGCTCCTCTACGACGGCGTCGGCAAGTCGACTGCCGCCCACCACTTCAAGATCCTGCGTGAGGCGGGCATCACCGAGCGCCTCACCGTCGAGGGCACGACCTACCAGCGACTGCGCTCGGCCGACCTGGCGGAGGCCGCACCGGGGCTGCTCGACGCCGTCGTCGGTGCCGCCCAGCGCGAGACGGGGTGA
- a CDS encoding MFS transporter, with translation MKGLLADVRPLRVPAYRRLFTANLVSMVGAQLTVVAVPAQIYALTGSSAYVGLTGLFGLVPLVVFGLWGGALADHLDRRTILQVTTLGLMATSALFWLLAATGTAGPWSLLAVFAVQQAFFAVSSPTLGAVLPRLLPEELLPAANALGMTVFTAGAVAGPLLAGVLLPLTGYACLYAIDALFLLAPLWAVSSFPRMPVEGVSGSPGLRSVVDGFSYLATQPVLLMSFVVDLIAMVFGMPRALFPQLADQAFEGPHDGGGFAFALLFAAIPAGAVVGGILSGWVSRVTRQGVAVVAAIVVWGLAMTGFGIACLFAAWSPHVVIWVAAAFLAVGGAADIVSAAFRTSMLQTAATDEMRGRLQGVFVVVVAGGPRIADVAHGGAAALTGAAAAAAGGGVLVVALVVIASIAVPTFVNYRVTGAGAGR, from the coding sequence GTGAAGGGCCTGCTCGCCGACGTCCGGCCGCTGCGCGTGCCCGCCTACCGCCGTCTCTTCACCGCCAACCTGGTCAGCATGGTCGGCGCCCAGCTGACCGTGGTCGCGGTCCCCGCACAGATCTACGCCCTCACCGGCTCCAGCGCGTACGTCGGCCTGACCGGCCTCTTCGGCCTGGTCCCGCTCGTGGTGTTCGGCCTCTGGGGCGGCGCGCTCGCCGACCACCTCGACCGCCGCACGATCCTGCAGGTCACGACGCTCGGCCTGATGGCGACGAGTGCTCTCTTCTGGCTCCTCGCCGCGACGGGTACGGCGGGGCCGTGGTCCCTTCTGGCCGTCTTCGCGGTCCAGCAGGCGTTCTTCGCGGTGTCGTCCCCGACGCTCGGCGCCGTGCTCCCGCGACTGCTCCCCGAGGAGCTCCTGCCCGCCGCCAACGCGCTGGGCATGACCGTGTTCACCGCCGGCGCCGTGGCCGGACCGCTCCTCGCGGGCGTGCTGCTCCCCCTCACCGGCTACGCCTGCCTCTACGCGATCGACGCGCTCTTCCTGCTGGCGCCGCTCTGGGCGGTGAGCAGCTTCCCGCGGATGCCCGTCGAGGGTGTCAGCGGGAGCCCGGGCCTGCGCAGCGTCGTCGACGGCTTCTCCTACCTCGCCACACAGCCGGTGCTCCTGATGTCGTTCGTCGTCGACCTGATCGCGATGGTCTTCGGCATGCCGCGGGCGCTCTTCCCGCAGCTGGCCGACCAGGCATTCGAGGGCCCGCACGACGGCGGCGGCTTCGCGTTCGCGCTGCTCTTCGCAGCGATCCCCGCGGGAGCGGTGGTCGGCGGCATCCTCAGCGGCTGGGTCTCCCGGGTCACCCGCCAGGGCGTCGCGGTGGTGGCGGCGATCGTCGTGTGGGGCCTGGCGATGACCGGTTTCGGCATCGCCTGCCTCTTCGCCGCGTGGTCGCCGCACGTGGTGATCTGGGTGGCGGCCGCGTTCCTGGCGGTCGGCGGCGCGGCCGACATCGTGTCGGCGGCGTTCCGCACCTCCATGCTGCAGACCGCCGCGACCGACGAGATGCGGGGCCGGCTGCAGGGTGTCTTCGTGGTCGTCGTGGCCGGGGGGCCGCGCATCGCGGACGTGGCACACGGCGGGGCTGCCGCGCTGACCGGCGCAGCTGCCGCGGCGGCGGGCGGCGGCGTACTCGTCGTGGCACTGGTGGTGATTGCGTCAATCGCGGTCCCAACGTTTGTGAATTACCGCGTCACCGGCGCAGGCGCAGGGCGTTGA
- a CDS encoding MFS transporter: MSTVTASARAVSERRRWAMLAVSTAAQAAASVAINGAAFLIPVLVHDRGLSLTQAGTVAALPLIGVLCTLLLWGAAVDRVGERAVLLAGLGGTALAGVAATAVHGTAALGASLFAAGAFAASTSSAGGRVVVGWFPPERRGLAMGIRQMAQPAGVGIAAVSIPVVSAHEGVSAALAVSPVVAAVAALAVAVTVVDPPRPERAVEHTANPYRGNTYLARIHVASILLVVPQFLVWTYALVWLLDDRGWDPGTAGLLVAGTQLLGALGRIASGQLSDVVGGRMRPMRWIAVAAVVTMALLGLTAWLGWAVSILLLTAATVITVADNGLAFTATAERAGPYWSGRALGLQNTAQYLTAALCAPVAGASITHVGHPATFALSALFPLAAIPLVPVRGERPLA; the protein is encoded by the coding sequence ATGTCCACCGTCACCGCCTCCGCACGGGCGGTGAGCGAGCGACGGCGCTGGGCGATGCTGGCGGTGAGCACGGCGGCGCAGGCGGCCGCGAGCGTCGCGATCAACGGCGCGGCGTTCCTGATCCCGGTGCTGGTGCACGACCGGGGGCTGAGCCTCACGCAGGCCGGCACGGTCGCCGCGCTTCCGCTGATCGGCGTCCTCTGCACCCTGCTGCTCTGGGGCGCCGCGGTCGACCGGGTCGGTGAGCGCGCGGTCCTGCTCGCGGGCCTCGGCGGCACGGCGCTGGCGGGTGTCGCCGCGACCGCCGTGCACGGCACCGCCGCACTGGGGGCCTCGCTGTTCGCCGCCGGGGCCTTCGCCGCCAGCACCTCGAGCGCCGGCGGGCGCGTGGTCGTGGGCTGGTTCCCGCCCGAGCGCCGTGGGCTGGCGATGGGGATCCGGCAGATGGCACAGCCGGCCGGCGTCGGCATCGCGGCCGTCTCGATCCCGGTGGTCTCCGCCCACGAGGGAGTCTCGGCGGCACTGGCCGTGTCGCCGGTGGTCGCCGCTGTCGCGGCGCTCGCGGTCGCGGTCACCGTCGTCGACCCTCCCCGTCCGGAGCGGGCCGTCGAGCACACCGCCAACCCCTACCGCGGCAACACCTACCTCGCGCGCATCCACGTCGCCTCCATCCTGCTGGTGGTGCCGCAGTTCCTCGTCTGGACCTACGCGCTGGTCTGGCTCCTGGACGACCGCGGCTGGGATCCCGGCACCGCCGGTCTGCTGGTCGCCGGCACCCAGCTGCTCGGCGCCCTCGGCCGGATCGCCAGCGGCCAGCTCTCCGACGTGGTCGGCGGACGCATGCGGCCGATGCGCTGGATCGCCGTGGCCGCGGTCGTCACGATGGCGCTCCTCGGCCTCACCGCCTGGCTGGGGTGGGCGGTCAGCATCCTCCTGCTGACAGCCGCCACCGTCATCACCGTCGCCGACAACGGCCTTGCCTTCACCGCCACGGCCGAGCGCGCGGGGCCCTACTGGAGCGGCCGGGCCCTCGGCCTCCAGAACACGGCGCAGTACCTCACCGCCGCCCTCTGCGCACCGGTCGCGGGCGCGAGCATCACCCACGTCGGCCACCCGGCGACGTTCGCCCTGTCGGCCCTCTTCCCACTCGCGGCGATCCCGCTGGTGCCCGTGCGCGGCGAGAGGCCGCTCGCGTGA
- a CDS encoding SixA phosphatase family protein translates to MRTLIVVRHGKSDWSGDEPDRERPLAKRGRRQLPASAAWIAEHHPVVDLAVVSPALRAQQTWDVVAESLDGQPEVVTDERVYAAWGRDLVPLVRALPATMTTVALVGHNPGLEELVAELTGEGVELPTSAVAVLAFADGWTGDARVVAHGRPPEDRRTEQ, encoded by the coding sequence ATGCGGACGCTGATCGTCGTACGGCACGGGAAGTCGGACTGGTCCGGCGACGAGCCCGACCGCGAGCGGCCGCTCGCGAAGAGGGGACGCCGCCAGCTGCCCGCGTCAGCCGCATGGATCGCGGAGCACCACCCGGTGGTCGACCTCGCCGTCGTCTCCCCAGCACTGCGCGCGCAGCAGACCTGGGACGTCGTGGCGGAGTCGCTCGACGGCCAGCCCGAGGTGGTCACCGACGAGCGCGTGTACGCCGCGTGGGGACGCGACCTCGTCCCCCTCGTCCGGGCGCTCCCCGCGACCATGACGACGGTGGCCCTGGTCGGCCACAACCCCGGCCTCGAGGAGCTCGTCGCCGAGCTGACCGGCGAGGGCGTGGAGCTGCCGACGTCGGCGGTCGCCGTGCTCGCGTTCGCCGACGGCTGGACCGGCGACGCGCGGGTCGTCGCGCACGGCCGACCGCCCGAGGATCGGCGAACCGAGCAGTAG